In one Brienomyrus brachyistius isolate T26 chromosome 7, BBRACH_0.4, whole genome shotgun sequence genomic region, the following are encoded:
- the cdc42se2 gene encoding CDC42 small effector protein 2 codes for MSEFWLCFNCCIAEQPQPKRRRRIDRSMIGEPTNFVHTAHVGSGDLFSGMNSVNSIQNQMQSKGGYGSEAMPVSVQMQLVDTKAG; via the exons ATGAGCGAGTTCTGGTTGTGCTTCAACTGCTGCATCGCAGAGCAGCCTCAGCCG AAAAGGCGGAGGCGCATCGACCGGAGCATGATTGGTGAGCCCACTAACTTCGTGCACACGGCACATGTGGGATCAGGAGACCTCTTCAGCGGCATGAACTCT GTGAACTCGATCCAGAACCAAATGCAGTCGAAAGGCGGCTACGGCAGCGAGGCCATGCCCGTCAGCGTCCAGATGCAGCTGGTGGACACTAAGGCAGGATAA